From Medicago truncatula cultivar Jemalong A17 chromosome 7, MtrunA17r5.0-ANR, whole genome shotgun sequence, a single genomic window includes:
- the LOC112416398 gene encoding putative F-box/FBD/LRR-repeat protein At5g62970, protein MELILKHNHCEKWNWWLLKALKHCPKLQNLTIHQDFENEEEFEEVVDNWVYPTIIPDCLSTQLKTCLLKGYECTDRELQFAKYIMQNSEVLKTMSIKSASSIDTNTKHQIWMKLASCTRASSTCKLLFD, encoded by the exons ATGGAGCTTATCCTTAAGCATAATCATTGTGAGAAGTGGAACTGGTGGTTGCTAAAAGCGCTGAAACATTGTCCCAAACTTCAAAATCTTACCATTCATCAG GATTTTGAGAATGAAGAGGAATTTGAGGAAGTTGTGGATAATTGGGTGTATCCAACAATTATTCCAGATTGCCTTTCAACACAACTCAAAACATGCTTGCTTAAAGGCTATGAATGCACAGATCGTGAGCTTCAatttgcaaaatatattatgCAGAATTCAGAAGTATTGAAGACCATGTCAATCAAGAGCGCCTCTTCCATAGATACAAATACCAAGCACCAAATTTGGATGAAACTTGCTTCGTGTACAAGGGCCTCATCAACATGTAAACTCTTGTTTGATTGA
- the LOC25498310 gene encoding G-type lectin S-receptor-like serine/threonine-protein kinase At1g11300 translates to MNFNNYKNMFMFFILTMLCFNFLDVSDAIDTITSTQFIKDPETLSSKSGNFTLGFFSPENSTNRYVGIWWQPHFTILWVLNRDQPLKDSSGVVKISDNGNDLVVLNGKKEVIWTSNAPNVATNSSSKLLDSGNLVLLEGTTERTMWESFQHPSNVMLPNMKLTSNKITGEKVKQTSWKTPYDPSIGSFSLSVERLTIPEVFIWNENQPYWRTGPWNGKIFTGLPYMTTHYLGGLHVGDDGEGNVSFFQITSDTVGLIIYNLSSEGNCEEKWWDEKKKEWKVTWNSHEMECDVYGVCGHFASCNSQSSPICSCLKGFEPRNKEEWNKQNWTEGCVRRTPLQQCERYRNQNTSEDSNADGFLKLPMVKVPDFADGSSLTLSSETCKSQCLENCSCVAYSYDADIGCMSWTGNLVDIQKFSNGGLDLYIRVAHTELDKEKNMKVIIITITVLTGTVIVLACAYIMWRRRTNHHATIRSDNAIGELSQVKLQELLLFNFGKLATATNNFHSSNKLGQGGFGPVYKGTMHDGQEIAVKRLSKASGQGLKEFMNEVAVISKLQHRNLVKLLGCCVDGEEKMLIYEYMPNKSLDAFLFDASKSKILDWRKRFSIIEGIARGLLYLHRDSRLKIIHRDLKPSNILLDNELNPKISDFGMARIFGGSEDQENTRRVVGTYGYMSPEYAMQGLFSDKSDVFSFGVLLLEIISGRRNSSFYDCDSLTLLGFVWIQWQEGNILPLIDPEIYDHIHHKYITRSIHIGLLCVQEFSIDRPTMAAVISMLNSDIVDLPPPKKPAFILKQNMLSSVSPEENNDDF, encoded by the exons ATGAATTTCAACAATTACAAAAATATGTTCATGTTCTTCATTTTGACCATGCTGTGTTTTAATTTTCTAGATGTTAGTGATGCCATAGACACCATTACATCAACTCAGTTTATCAAGGACCCTGAAACTCTAAGCTCCAAGAGTGGTAACTTCACCTTAGGCTTTTTTAGTCCTGAAAATTCTACGAATCGTTATGTTGGAATTTGGTGGCAGCCTCATTTCACAATCCTATGGGTGCTTAACAGAGACCAACCTCTCAAAGATTCTTCTGGTGTTGTTAAAATATCTGATAATGGTAATGATCTCGTGGTATTGAACGGAAAGAAAGAGGTGATTTGGACATCCAACGCACCGAATGTTGCAACCAATTCAAGTTCGAAGCTTTTAGATTCAGGGAACCTTGTACTACTTGAAGGCACAACAGAAAGAACCATGTGGGAGAGTTTCCAGCATCCTTCAAATGTAATGCTGCCAAACATGAAACTTACTAGCAACAAAATAACAGGTGAGAAAGTAAAACAAACATCATGGAAAACACCTTATGATCCATCCATTGGAAGCTTCTCTTTGAGTGTTGAAAGGCTTACTATACCTGAAGTGTTCATATGGAATGAAAATCAACCATATTGGCGAACTGGTCCGTGGAATGGTAAGATTTTTACAGGGCTTCCATATATGACAACTCATTATCTCGGTGGTTTACATGTTGGAGATGATGGAGAAGGAAATGTTTCATTCTTTCAAATAACATCAGATACAGTTGGTCTTATAATCTATAATTTGAGTTCAGAAGGAAATTGTGAAGAGAAATGGTGggatgaaaagaagaaagaatggaAAGTAACATGGAATAGTCATGAAATGGAATGTGATGTTTATGGTGTATGTGGACATTTTGCAAGCTGTAATTCACAAAGCTCACCAATATGTAGCTGTTTGAAAGGGTTTGAGCCAAGGAACAAAGAGGAATGGAATAAACAAAATTGGACCGAAGGATGTGTTAGGAGGACACCTCTTCAACAGTGCGAAAGATACAGAAATCAAAACACAAGTGAAGACAGTAACGCTGATGGTTTTTTGAAACTGCCGATGGTCAAAGTTCCCGATTTTGCAGACGGATCATCTCTCACACTGTCATCAGAAACATGCAAAAGTCAATGTCTGGAGAATTGCTCTTGTGTTGCATATTCTTATGATGCTGACATTGGTTGTATGTCTTGGACTGGGAACCTAGTTGACAtacaaaaattctcaaatgGAGGACTTGACTTGTATATTCGTGTAGCACACACAGAACTTG ATAAAGAGAAAAACATGAAAGTCATCATCATTACTATAACAGTGCTAACAGGAACTGTCATAGTTCTTGCTTGTGCGTATATCATGTGGAGAAGGAGAACTAACCACCATG CAACCATCCGAAGTGACAATGCGATTGGAGAACTGTCACAAGTTAAACTCCAAGAGCTATTACTATTTAATTTTGGCAAGCTTGCAACTGCAACCAACAACTTTCACTCATCCAACAAACTTGGGCAGGGAGGTTTCGGACCGGTATACAAG GGGACAATGCATGATGGTCAGGAAATAGCAGTTAAAAGACTTTCTAAAGCATCTGGACAAGGTCTAAAAGAATTCATGAATGAAGTGGCGGTCATTTCTAAGCTTCAACACCGCAATCTTGTAAAACTTCTTGGCTGCTGTGTTGACGGAGAGGAAAAGATGTTGATATATGAGTACATGCCAAATAAAAGTTTGGATGCTTTTCTCTTTG ATGCCTCGAAAAGTAAAATCCTTGATTGGAGGAAACGCTTTAGCATAATAGAAGGAATAGCTCGAGGATTGTTGTATCTGCACAGAGATTCCAGACTAAAAATTATACATAGAGATTTGAAGCCAAGTAATATCTTGCTAGATAATGAGCTTAATCCAAAAATATCAGACTTTGGTATGGCCAGAATCTTTGGAGGGAGTGAAGATCAAGAAAATACAAGAAGAGTTGTTGGTACTTA TGGTTATATGTCTCCAGAATATGCAATGCAAGGACTGTTTTCTGATAAATCTGATGTCTTTAGCTTTGGAGTTTTACTTCTTGAGATTATTAGtggaagaagaaattcaagctTTTATGACTGCGACTCTCTTACCCTTTTAGGATTT GTATGGATTCAATGGCAAGAAGGCAATATTCTACCACTGATAGATCCAGAAATATATGATCATATCCATCATAAATATATTACGAGGTCCATACACATAGGGCTTCTATGTGTACAGGAATTTTCCATAGACAGACCTACCATGGCGGCTGTAATTTCTATGCTGAACAGTGACATTGTAGATCTTCCTCCTCCAAAGAAACCTGCATTCATCCTGAAGCAGAATATGCTGAGCTCGGTGTCGCCTGAAGAAAACAACGATGACTTCTAG